DNA sequence from the Halanaerobiales bacterium genome:
GTTAAAGGAATTGTAATACCTTTTCTCCTTAATTTATTTGAAATATTTCCAGCTTTCTTCCAATTTTCTAATGTTATTTCCAAATAAGGAATTGCATCAATAGAATTTTTGAGTTTTTCATATTCCTTTTCAGTCTTTACCCCCTGTAATAATTCTGTAACTATAGGACCTGTCATAAACAAACAGTCTTCCATAATTCTTTTCTCGATGAAATTAACAATATTAGTATTATTATTAAAATACTCAATCCAAATTGAAGTATCAACTATTATTTTTTGTTTCTTCAATTTCAGCACTCCTCAACTTATCAATAGATTTTTCGTCA
Encoded proteins:
- a CDS encoding PIN domain-containing protein, whose protein sequence is MKKQKIIVDTSIWIEYFNNNTNIVNFIEKRIMEDCLFMTGPIVTELLQGVKTEKEYEKLKNSIDAIPYLEITLENWKKAGNISNKLRRKGITIPLTDIIISAVAISNDAKVYSLDKHFEKIPGVKLFNKIK